One Cohnella candidum genomic region harbors:
- the nrdR gene encoding transcriptional regulator NrdR, which translates to MKCPYCDYNGTKVLDSRPANDNKSIRRRRECEKCNRRFTTFETVEETPLVVIKKDGSREEFSRDKVLRGLLRACEKRPVSVGQLEVIVSDVEREVRNTALAEVESRVIGELVMEMLYPVDEVAYVRFASVYRQFKDINMFLKELNGLISKHGM; encoded by the coding sequence ATGAAATGTCCGTACTGCGACTACAACGGAACCAAAGTGCTCGACTCCAGGCCGGCCAACGACAATAAGTCGATCCGCCGCCGCCGCGAGTGCGAGAAGTGCAACCGTCGCTTCACGACGTTCGAGACCGTGGAAGAAACGCCTTTGGTCGTGATCAAGAAGGATGGCAGCCGCGAAGAGTTCAGCCGGGACAAGGTCCTGCGCGGGCTGCTCCGAGCCTGCGAGAAACGCCCCGTTTCCGTTGGGCAGCTGGAGGTCATCGTTTCCGACGTCGAACGCGAAGTCCGCAACACGGCCCTCGCGGAAGTCGAGAGCCGCGTCATCGGGGAGCTCGTGATGGAAATGCTGTATCCCGTCGACGAAGTGGCTTACGTCCGTTTTGCGTCGGTGTACAGGCAGTTCAAGGACATCAACATGTTCCTGAAGGAACTGAACGGACTCATCAGCAAACACGGCATGTGA
- a CDS encoding carbohydrate ABC transporter permease has translation MPYNWFDRNLKWIYVLPAVAFVLVMMLFPILYTVRISFYEWSMSAITPPKWVGLDNYAALLKESRFWHAAGSTLYFTVVALAVEVVLGVAIALLLSREFRGKNLVKTVFLLPMVATPVAMGLVWLLIYEPTIGAANLMLKAIGLKPMLWLGSPAQAIPSLIIVDVWQWTPMISLIVMAGLATIPREPYEAADVDGAGRWKKFASITLPLLRPTILVAAMLRLIDVLKTFDIIYATTQGGPDLATETLNIYGYVLGFQYFKLGMASSLLVLFFALVMGLTLVMIWMRKRMEAQYD, from the coding sequence ATGCCCTACAACTGGTTCGACCGAAACCTGAAATGGATTTACGTGCTTCCGGCGGTGGCATTCGTGCTCGTGATGATGCTGTTTCCGATTCTGTATACCGTCCGCATCAGTTTTTACGAATGGAGCATGTCCGCGATTACCCCGCCCAAATGGGTTGGGCTCGATAATTACGCAGCCTTGCTGAAGGAGAGCAGATTCTGGCACGCGGCCGGTTCGACCTTGTATTTCACGGTTGTCGCTCTCGCGGTCGAAGTCGTGCTGGGCGTCGCGATCGCGCTGCTGCTCTCGCGCGAATTCCGCGGCAAAAACCTGGTCAAGACGGTATTCTTGCTCCCGATGGTGGCGACGCCCGTCGCGATGGGGCTTGTCTGGCTGTTGATCTACGAGCCGACGATCGGCGCGGCCAATTTGATGCTCAAAGCCATCGGGTTAAAACCGATGCTCTGGCTCGGCTCTCCGGCCCAAGCGATCCCTTCTCTGATCATCGTTGACGTATGGCAGTGGACGCCGATGATTTCCCTCATCGTCATGGCGGGATTGGCCACGATTCCGAGAGAGCCTTACGAGGCTGCGGACGTGGACGGCGCCGGCAGATGGAAGAAGTTTGCGTCCATTACGCTTCCGTTGCTGCGACCGACGATCCTGGTCGCCGCCATGCTGCGGCTGATCGACGTGCTCAAAACCTTCGACATCATCTACGCCACCACGCAGGGCGGTCCGGATCTTGCCACGGAGACGCTGAATATTTACGGTTACGTGCTCGGCTTTCAATATTTCAAGCTCGGCATGGCGTCTTCCCTGCTGGTCCTTTTCTTCGCGTTGGTGATGGGACTGACGCTCGTGATGATCTGGATGCGCAAAAGAATGGAGGCCCAGTATGACTAA
- a CDS encoding carbohydrate ABC transporter permease, giving the protein MTKRNKTARLIMGVLTAAVLLAFAFPFLWMLLASFKTQSQIMSTGQLFAFKPTTHNYASVFEEYDFLGYILNSLVVGLGSTVLALLLGLPAAYAIARHHLHKLGLVILVARIIPGITFLIPWFILFSKIKLVDTYTALILSHMLVGLPFIIWIMISFFEALPKEIEEAGLIDGCTHHQVFMRVILPISGPGVITSSLLSFIFSWNNFMFSIILSGDKTKPLPVAVFNFMSYSEINWGALMAAACVITLPVLVIALLAQRYVVNGLAAGAVKG; this is encoded by the coding sequence ATGACTAAACGCAACAAGACGGCACGGCTCATCATGGGCGTTTTAACGGCTGCGGTGCTGCTCGCGTTTGCCTTTCCGTTCCTTTGGATGCTGCTCGCTTCTTTCAAGACGCAGTCCCAAATCATGTCCACGGGCCAGCTCTTCGCATTCAAGCCGACAACGCATAATTACGCGAGCGTGTTCGAAGAGTACGATTTTCTCGGTTATATCCTAAACAGTCTCGTCGTAGGTCTCGGTTCGACGGTGCTCGCGCTGCTGCTCGGCCTCCCTGCCGCATATGCCATCGCGAGGCATCATCTTCACAAGCTCGGATTGGTCATTCTCGTCGCCCGGATCATTCCCGGCATTACGTTCTTGATCCCATGGTTCATTCTTTTCTCGAAAATCAAACTGGTGGACACTTATACGGCCTTGATACTCAGCCACATGCTGGTGGGACTGCCGTTTATCATTTGGATCATGATTTCCTTCTTCGAGGCGTTGCCTAAAGAAATCGAGGAAGCCGGCCTGATCGACGGCTGTACGCATCATCAAGTGTTCATGCGCGTTATCCTCCCGATCTCCGGTCCCGGGGTCATCACTTCATCCTTGCTTTCTTTCATTTTTTCTTGGAACAATTTCATGTTCTCGATCATTCTGTCCGGGGACAAGACGAAGCCGCTTCCGGTAGCGGTCTTCAACTTCATGTCCTACTCGGAAATCAACTGGGGCGCGTTAATGGCGGCGGCATGCGTCATTACGTTGCCCGTGCTGGTCATCGCGCTTCTCGCTCAGCGATATGTCGTCAACGGTCTAGCCGCCGGAGCCGTCAAAGGTTAA
- the polA gene encoding DNA polymerase I, translating to MAKGTDKLMLIDGNSIIYRAFFAIPPLTNSSGLQTNAVYGFTTMLLKVLEEEKPSHILVAFDAGKTTFRHEGYAEYKGGREKTPPELSQQFPVLKDLIRSFSISQYELPGYEADDIIGTLSRLAEEEGREVVVVSGDKDLLQLASDKVTVLLTRKGVTEVEKYAPEDVNARYGLKPEQIIDLKGLMGDPSDNIPGVPGVGEKTAVKLLQEFGSVENVLDNIPNLKGKLRENIENNVDNARMSKQLATIFREVPLDRTVDDVAWSGYDAASLATALRKLEFKSLMERLDLSGADAGSGELAKAEIEYETIIVGDDAGGWEQLDASLPDADTLIIEAAGDNPHASEGIGLAVMADSRCFVLAFPQLKSEKAEALLTWLSDPEAAKAGYDLHRAELVLARAGIKLCGQTFDVQLAAYLLDPTEADPSLTGLLQRHGLPSVASDESVYGKGAKFRVPPTEELAAHLAAKADAVRRLKPVLEDELERLNMSKLYHELEQPLAVVLAGMELQGIKCESGTLQELGKDFQARIEGIMSDIYQQAGTEFNIGSPKQLGEILFDKLGLPVIKKNKTGYSTDAEVLEKLEPYHEIVRLILHYRQLAKLQSTYIEGLLKEIRQDTGGKIHTFYRQTIAATGRLSSQYPNLQNIPIRLEEGRQIRKAFVPSEPGWRILGADYSQIELRVLAHISGDDRLKEAFLQEMDIHTKTAMDVFGVPKEQVDANMRRSAKAVNFGIVYGISDYGLSQNLNITRKEAGAFIEQYFSVFQGVRKYMDTIVEQAKQDGYVTTLLGRRRYLPDIRASNFNLRSFAERTAMNTPIQGTAADIIKLAMVRMDEALRERNLQSRMLLQVHDELVFEVPEEEFETMKVLVPQVMESALELDVPLKADVSFGSNWYEAK from the coding sequence ATGGCCAAAGGAACGGACAAGCTGATGCTGATCGACGGCAACAGCATCATTTACCGGGCGTTTTTCGCGATACCGCCGTTGACCAACAGCAGCGGACTGCAGACGAACGCGGTGTACGGATTCACGACCATGCTGCTGAAGGTGTTGGAGGAAGAGAAGCCGTCCCATATTCTCGTCGCCTTCGATGCCGGGAAAACGACGTTCCGGCACGAGGGTTACGCCGAGTACAAGGGAGGCCGGGAGAAAACGCCGCCCGAGCTGTCCCAGCAATTCCCGGTGCTCAAGGATCTCATTCGGTCTTTCTCGATCTCGCAATACGAACTTCCCGGGTATGAGGCGGACGACATTATCGGAACGCTGTCCCGGTTGGCGGAGGAAGAGGGCCGCGAGGTCGTCGTGGTGTCGGGCGACAAGGACTTGCTTCAGCTCGCGTCCGACAAGGTCACGGTGCTGCTGACGCGCAAAGGCGTCACCGAAGTGGAGAAGTACGCGCCGGAAGACGTGAATGCCCGCTACGGCCTGAAGCCGGAGCAGATCATCGACCTGAAAGGCCTCATGGGGGATCCGAGCGATAATATCCCGGGCGTTCCGGGCGTCGGCGAGAAAACCGCCGTGAAGCTGCTGCAGGAATTCGGCTCTGTCGAGAACGTGCTGGACAACATTCCGAACCTGAAAGGAAAGCTGCGGGAAAACATCGAGAATAACGTCGACAACGCGCGGATGAGCAAACAGCTGGCCACCATTTTCCGGGAGGTGCCGCTGGACCGCACCGTGGACGACGTCGCTTGGAGCGGGTACGACGCCGCGTCGCTGGCTACCGCGCTTCGCAAGCTGGAGTTCAAGTCGCTGATGGAACGTCTGGATCTCAGCGGGGCGGATGCCGGCTCAGGGGAGTTGGCTAAGGCGGAAATCGAGTACGAGACGATCATCGTAGGCGATGACGCGGGCGGCTGGGAGCAGTTGGACGCCTCGCTGCCCGACGCCGATACTTTGATCATCGAAGCGGCCGGAGACAATCCGCACGCGAGCGAAGGCATCGGCCTCGCGGTCATGGCGGATTCCCGCTGCTTCGTGCTGGCTTTCCCGCAGCTCAAGTCGGAGAAGGCTGAAGCGCTGCTCACGTGGCTGTCCGATCCTGAAGCCGCCAAGGCGGGGTACGACCTTCACCGGGCGGAGCTTGTGCTGGCGCGGGCGGGCATCAAGCTGTGCGGCCAGACGTTCGACGTCCAGCTCGCCGCTTATTTGCTGGATCCGACGGAAGCGGATCCTTCGCTGACGGGACTGCTTCAGCGGCACGGCCTGCCTTCGGTGGCTTCGGACGAGTCGGTGTACGGCAAAGGCGCCAAGTTCCGCGTACCGCCGACCGAGGAGCTGGCCGCCCACCTCGCGGCCAAGGCGGATGCGGTCCGCCGATTGAAGCCGGTGCTGGAGGACGAGCTCGAGCGGCTCAACATGAGCAAGCTGTACCACGAGCTGGAGCAGCCGCTCGCCGTCGTACTTGCGGGGATGGAGCTGCAAGGCATCAAGTGCGAGAGCGGCACTTTGCAGGAGCTCGGCAAAGACTTTCAGGCGCGGATCGAAGGGATCATGTCGGATATCTACCAACAGGCCGGGACTGAGTTCAATATCGGTTCGCCCAAGCAGCTCGGGGAAATCCTGTTCGACAAGTTGGGCCTCCCTGTCATCAAGAAAAACAAAACCGGCTACTCCACGGACGCCGAGGTGCTGGAGAAGCTTGAACCCTATCATGAGATCGTCCGGCTTATTCTCCATTACCGGCAGCTGGCGAAGCTCCAGTCGACGTATATCGAGGGACTGCTGAAGGAAATCCGGCAGGATACCGGAGGCAAAATCCATACGTTCTACCGCCAGACGATCGCCGCGACGGGGCGGCTGTCCAGCCAATATCCGAACCTGCAGAACATTCCGATCCGGCTGGAGGAAGGACGCCAAATCCGCAAAGCGTTCGTGCCTTCCGAGCCCGGATGGCGTATCCTTGGCGCCGACTATTCTCAGATCGAGCTCCGCGTGCTGGCGCACATTTCCGGAGACGACCGCCTCAAGGAAGCCTTTTTGCAGGAAATGGACATCCACACGAAAACGGCGATGGACGTGTTCGGCGTTCCGAAGGAGCAGGTGGACGCGAACATGCGCCGGTCGGCGAAAGCGGTCAACTTCGGCATCGTTTACGGCATCAGCGATTACGGGCTTTCCCAGAACCTGAACATTACCCGGAAAGAAGCGGGGGCGTTCATCGAGCAGTATTTCAGCGTGTTCCAAGGAGTCCGCAAATACATGGACACGATCGTGGAGCAGGCCAAGCAGGACGGCTATGTCACGACGCTGCTGGGACGCCGGCGCTATTTGCCGGATATCCGGGCTTCGAACTTCAATCTCCGTTCGTTCGCGGAACGCACGGCCATGAATACGCCGATCCAAGGCACGGCGGCCGACATCATCAAGCTTGCGATGGTCCGGATGGACGAGGCGCTGCGCGAACGGAACCTGCAGAGCCGGATGCTGCTTCAGGTCCATGACGAATTGGTGTTCGAGGTGCCGGAAGAGGAATTCGAAACGATGAAGGTGCTCGTTCCCCAGGTGATGGAATCGGCCTTGGAGCTGGACGTGCCGCTGAAAGCCGACGTCAGCTTCGGTTCGAATTGGTACGAGGCGAAGTAA
- the mutM gene encoding DNA-formamidopyrimidine glycosylase: MPELPEVETVRRTLNALIAGKTISEVTVNLPRILQKPDDPAAFSAILEGRTFTTVERRGKFLRLLLDGVTLVSHLRMEGRYGLYRSEEPVEPHTHVIFRFTDGTELRYKDVRQFGTMHLFAPGEEWSAPPLNKLGLEPLSAEFTPEAFAKALGKRTTKIKPLLLNQEVIVGLGNIYVDEALHASGIHPERTADSLTKREKEKLYHAIIDTLNAAVEAGGSSVKSYVNGQGEMGMFQHRLRAYGRTGEPCDTCGRPIEKSVVGGRGTHVCPACQRAPRGTRQTLKAARGNAVKHRLDGKQ; the protein is encoded by the coding sequence GTGCCGGAATTGCCGGAAGTGGAAACGGTCCGCCGCACGTTGAACGCGCTCATTGCGGGAAAAACGATCTCCGAGGTGACGGTGAACCTTCCCCGCATCTTGCAGAAACCCGACGATCCCGCCGCGTTCTCGGCGATTTTGGAAGGGCGTACTTTCACGACCGTGGAACGGCGGGGGAAGTTCCTTCGCTTGCTGCTGGACGGGGTGACGCTCGTCTCGCATCTCCGGATGGAAGGACGCTACGGCCTGTACCGTTCGGAGGAACCGGTCGAGCCCCATACGCACGTCATTTTCCGTTTCACGGACGGAACGGAACTGAGATATAAGGATGTCCGCCAGTTCGGTACGATGCATTTGTTCGCGCCGGGTGAAGAATGGTCGGCTCCGCCGCTGAATAAACTGGGATTGGAGCCGCTCTCGGCCGAATTCACGCCGGAAGCGTTCGCGAAGGCGCTCGGCAAGCGCACGACGAAAATCAAACCGCTGCTCCTGAACCAGGAGGTTATCGTCGGCCTCGGGAATATTTATGTCGACGAAGCGCTGCACGCTTCCGGCATTCATCCGGAACGGACGGCGGATTCGCTGACGAAGCGGGAGAAAGAGAAGCTGTACCACGCCATTATCGATACGCTGAACGCGGCCGTGGAAGCGGGCGGTTCTTCCGTGAAGTCATACGTCAACGGCCAAGGCGAGATGGGCATGTTCCAGCATCGGCTTCGCGCTTACGGACGCACCGGCGAACCCTGTGACACCTGCGGCAGGCCGATCGAGAAATCCGTGGTCGGCGGGCGCGGCACGCACGTTTGCCCGGCCTGCCAGCGAGCGCCCCGCGGTACGCGGCAAACGCTCAAAGCAGCACGCGGCAACGCGGTCAAACACCGATTGGACGGCAAGCAATAG
- a CDS encoding ABC transporter substrate-binding protein encodes MNLLQRRLSAGLAIVMTVAMLAGCSGKSGGGSAESTMKAEPSAKASASPSSGQAAPSAKPFEGKTINLVTANHPWADAIKPLIPDFEAATGMKVNVQGYFEDQLTQKLTVQFTAGSETPDVFMYRPLQEGKLFFKNGWLQALDDYVNKDPAYDFADISKSAIGTATVDGKLAGIPIISEQEILYYRKDLLEAAGIPVPKTIDELVAAAKKLHDPGKEMYGFVARGQRSPLVTQVSSFLYSEGGDFMNGDKASINTPEALKAFTTYGTLLKDYGPPGVLNMSWPQAFGIFGQGKVAFLTDANSLYKNATDPSKSQVADKVGFAPFPAGAAGSKPYNITSWGLAINAKSVDKDAAWAFIQWATSKEIVLKTQEKGNPGARTSVWDNPQGTTGFPPELVAVIKESVKGGIDHDRPTVINVGEARDAVGEIVQKIITGETNVQPVADKANEALQAVIDKDKNK; translated from the coding sequence ATGAATTTGTTGCAAAGACGGCTGAGCGCCGGACTCGCCATCGTGATGACAGTCGCGATGCTAGCCGGATGCTCAGGCAAATCGGGCGGCGGCTCGGCAGAAAGCACTATGAAGGCGGAACCGTCCGCTAAAGCGAGCGCGAGCCCCTCGAGCGGACAGGCGGCGCCTTCCGCCAAGCCATTCGAAGGCAAGACGATTAATCTGGTCACCGCCAACCATCCATGGGCCGACGCCATCAAACCGCTGATACCGGATTTCGAGGCGGCAACGGGGATGAAGGTCAACGTACAAGGTTATTTCGAAGACCAGCTGACCCAAAAACTGACGGTTCAATTCACCGCGGGTTCCGAAACGCCGGACGTTTTCATGTATCGCCCTTTGCAGGAAGGCAAGCTGTTTTTCAAAAACGGCTGGCTGCAGGCGCTGGATGATTACGTGAACAAAGATCCCGCATACGATTTCGCCGACATTTCCAAATCCGCAATCGGGACGGCCACGGTCGACGGCAAACTCGCCGGCATCCCCATTATCTCGGAACAGGAAATTTTGTATTATCGCAAAGACCTGCTGGAGGCTGCGGGCATTCCGGTTCCGAAAACGATCGATGAGTTGGTCGCCGCGGCGAAGAAGCTTCATGATCCCGGTAAGGAGATGTATGGATTCGTTGCCCGCGGGCAGCGTTCGCCGCTCGTCACGCAGGTGTCCTCGTTCCTGTACTCGGAAGGCGGAGACTTCATGAACGGAGACAAGGCTTCGATTAACACGCCGGAAGCGTTAAAGGCCTTCACGACGTACGGCACGCTTCTGAAAGACTACGGCCCTCCCGGTGTTCTGAATATGTCCTGGCCGCAAGCGTTCGGCATTTTCGGCCAAGGGAAGGTCGCTTTCCTCACGGACGCGAATTCGCTTTACAAGAACGCTACGGATCCGTCCAAGTCCCAAGTGGCCGACAAGGTGGGTTTTGCACCGTTTCCGGCGGGTGCCGCGGGATCCAAGCCGTATAACATCACCTCGTGGGGATTAGCCATCAATGCCAAATCCGTCGACAAAGACGCGGCTTGGGCATTCATCCAGTGGGCAACCAGCAAAGAAATCGTGCTGAAAACCCAGGAGAAAGGCAACCCGGGAGCGCGCACTTCCGTCTGGGACAACCCCCAAGGAACGACGGGATTTCCGCCGGAACTGGTGGCCGTCATCAAGGAAAGCGTGAAAGGCGGCATCGACCACGATCGTCCCACCGTCATCAACGTCGGGGAAGCGCGCGACGCGGTAGGCGAAATCGTGCAGAAGATCATTACCGGCGAAACGAACGTGCAGCCCGTCGCGGATAAAGCGAACGAAGCGCTGCAGGCGGTCATCGATAAGGACAAAAACAAATAA
- a CDS encoding alpha/beta-type small acid-soluble spore protein — protein MSNRRSNQLVVPQANQALDQMKYEVAQSLGVTLSQDGYYGNILTRDAGRIGGNITRQLVQIAEQQLAGQFGANR, from the coding sequence ATGAGCAACCGCCGCAGCAACCAACTGGTCGTTCCCCAAGCGAACCAAGCCCTGGACCAAATGAAATATGAAGTAGCTCAATCCCTGGGCGTAACCCTTTCGCAGGACGGCTACTACGGTAACATCCTTACAAGAGACGCCGGCCGTATCGGGGGTAACATCACCCGTCAACTGGTCCAAATCGCCGAACAACAACTTGCCGGTCAATTCGGTGCAAACCGCTAA
- a CDS encoding lytic transglycosylase domain-containing protein translates to MTKRKKIKGKRKRWFLLLLIVVLAALFIRSEWIGRLVYPVYYMDEIKQNAERYGQDPLLIAAIIRVESNFKENAVSPKGAVGIMQLMPDTANWILKQEKFGEMTVEDAGQSADAGIRLGTWYVKELRRQFGDSLPVVLAAYNAGPNRVKQWLNDKVWDGSESTVRDIPYGETRHYVQRVMYYYKKYQKIYDEK, encoded by the coding sequence ATGACGAAAAGGAAAAAAATCAAGGGAAAACGGAAGCGATGGTTCCTGCTCCTGCTCATCGTCGTCCTCGCGGCCTTATTCATCCGTTCCGAGTGGATCGGCCGGCTCGTGTATCCGGTGTATTACATGGACGAAATCAAGCAGAATGCGGAGCGTTACGGCCAGGATCCGCTGCTCATCGCGGCCATTATCCGGGTTGAATCGAATTTCAAGGAAAATGCGGTATCGCCCAAAGGGGCGGTCGGGATCATGCAGCTGATGCCGGATACGGCCAATTGGATCCTGAAGCAGGAAAAGTTCGGGGAAATGACGGTCGAGGATGCGGGACAAAGCGCCGACGCCGGCATCCGGCTGGGCACTTGGTACGTGAAGGAACTGCGCCGGCAATTCGGAGACAGCCTGCCCGTCGTGCTGGCCGCTTACAATGCGGGGCCGAACCGGGTCAAGCAGTGGCTGAACGATAAGGTGTGGGACGGCAGCGAGAGCACCGTGCGCGATATTCCTTACGGAGAGACTAGACATTACGTACAGCGTGTGATGTATTATTATAAGAAGTATCAGAAGATTTACGACGAGAAGTGA
- the ytaF gene encoding sporulation membrane protein YtaF, with amino-acid sequence MLASFTSLILLSFAVSLDGFGVGITYGVRKIRIPIPSVMIISVFSGLVILLSMTVGNLLVKWMSPHGASSVGAVILIGIGIWALVQFARGGDSDDTERAAGRSKRAAAGAEKADDSPVPLKRELWTFEIRQWGIIIQILRTPAAADMDRSGTISAGEASLLGAALSLDAFGAGIGAAMVGFPPLLTAALIAASSGSFLWIGTRVGFRVSGWRWVRRLTVLPGIILIAMGLFKLL; translated from the coding sequence ATGCTGGCTTCGTTCACATCGCTGATTCTGCTGTCTTTCGCCGTCAGTCTCGACGGGTTCGGGGTCGGGATCACGTACGGCGTACGTAAAATCAGAATCCCGATTCCGTCGGTCATGATCATCTCGGTCTTTTCCGGATTGGTCATCTTGTTGTCGATGACGGTGGGTAATCTGCTCGTCAAATGGATGTCCCCTCACGGCGCGTCGTCGGTCGGCGCCGTTATCCTCATCGGGATCGGCATTTGGGCACTCGTCCAATTCGCCAGAGGCGGCGACTCCGATGACACGGAACGTGCGGCGGGCAGATCGAAAAGGGCTGCCGCCGGCGCCGAGAAAGCAGACGATTCGCCCGTACCCTTGAAGAGGGAGCTATGGACGTTCGAAATCCGGCAGTGGGGCATCATCATCCAAATTCTCCGCACGCCTGCGGCCGCGGATATGGACCGGTCGGGTACGATTTCCGCCGGCGAAGCTTCTCTGCTCGGTGCAGCGCTCTCGCTGGACGCGTTCGGAGCGGGAATCGGAGCCGCGATGGTCGGTTTTCCGCCGCTGTTAACGGCTGCCTTGATCGCCGCGTCGAGCGGATCGTTCTTGTGGATCGGAACGCGCGTCGGCTTCCGCGTATCGGGCTGGAGATGGGTCCGGCGACTGACGGTGCTGCCCGGCATTATTCTCATCGCCATGGGACTATTCAAACTGTTATAG
- the coaE gene encoding dephospho-CoA kinase (Dephospho-CoA kinase (CoaE) performs the final step in coenzyme A biosynthesis.), with the protein MNIGLTGGIATGKSTVASLLARRGALLIDLDRIAREIVEPGQPSLEAIAREFGQAVLQPDGTLDRKKLGSIVFADTDRRKALERITHPAIRAVMKERMQAYESEFPERLTVVDVPLLYESQLTSYFSKVMVVYVPREEQLRRLIERDKLSAAEAERRLAAQMDIEEKKRLADYVIDNGGSLEDTERQIERLWREMGLA; encoded by the coding sequence ATGAACATCGGACTAACGGGAGGTATCGCCACCGGGAAAAGCACCGTGGCGAGCCTTCTTGCCCGGCGCGGCGCTCTGCTGATCGATTTGGACCGCATTGCCCGGGAAATCGTGGAGCCGGGACAGCCGTCTCTCGAAGCGATCGCCCGGGAGTTCGGACAAGCCGTATTGCAGCCGGACGGCACGCTTGACCGGAAGAAGCTCGGCTCTATCGTGTTCGCCGATACCGATCGCCGTAAAGCGCTGGAGAGAATTACGCACCCGGCGATCCGCGCCGTCATGAAAGAACGGATGCAGGCATACGAATCGGAGTTTCCGGAGCGGCTGACCGTGGTGGATGTTCCGTTGCTGTATGAATCTCAGCTGACTTCGTATTTCAGCAAGGTCATGGTCGTCTACGTTCCGCGTGAAGAGCAGCTTCGCCGGTTGATCGAACGGGACAAGCTTTCGGCAGCGGAAGCGGAGAGAAGGCTGGCCGCCCAAATGGACATCGAAGAAAAGAAGCGGCTCGCGGACTACGTGATCGACAACGGCGGCAGTCTCGAGGATACGGAGCGTCAGATCGAACGGTTGTGGCGGGAAATGGGGCTGGCATGA